The genomic interval CAGCCCCGCCTCGGGCTCCGTGCGATAACACCAGTCGAGCCGGGGATTGCCCATGGCATAGAGATAGCCGACCGGGATGTGGACCCAATGGTGGTTGTCGTGCCCGCCCGCCTCCAGCAGCAGAACCCGGTTGGCCGGGTTGGCGCTCAGCCGGTTGGCCAGCACGCAGCCGGCAGACCCCGCCCCGACGACGATATAATCGAATTCGCCCTCGTCGACGATATCCGTTTCAACCATGCTCATCACTCCAGGCACGCACGCCCATGCCTTTAGGGCCGATGCCTTTGGAGCGGCTCCGCGTTTCATCGAACGCAAACCCGCTCCAACACCATGCTTTATCATCTTGACGGTCGGCGGAAGCTTCCGCCGACTGAGAGACGCCCTACAGCGCTTCCATCGTGCCGCCGGTCGGAATCTCAGGCGCCGCGCCGTTTTCGACGATCACCAGATCATAGCCGCCATCATCCTTGATCCGCCACTGGCCGCCGGTGAGCGGCGTCTTGCAGACGTTTTTCGCGGCAAACGGCGGCACGCCCTTGCCGTTCCAGGCGATCGGGCCGACGACGCATTCCATCTCGGTGGCGGCGATCGCCTCGGCAACGACCTCTCCGTCGGTGGGGTCTTCGGCCCTGCCCATGACATCGGCGGCGACCTCGAACAGCGAATGCACGAAGCCGATCGGCTGGGTCCACGGACGGCCGGTCTTGGCCGTGAAGTCCGCGGCAAGCTCGGCCGAACTCTGCCCGGTCACGGAGGACGAGAACGGATGGTTCGGCGTCCACCACACTTCCGAGGACAGGTTGTTGCCCGCCTCGCCGAGCGCTTCCACCGATTGCGGGAACAGCAGCGCCTTGGCGACCGTGACGGCCTTCGGCTGCATGCCCTGCTGGCGCAACTGGTTCCAGAAGGTGGTGAAATCCGGCGGAATGAGAACGCCGGTGATGATATCGGTGTTCGCCGCCTTGAACGCGTTGATCTGGGCCGAGAAATCATCCGACAGGTTCTGGAAGCTGCCGGGATTGGTCAGCGCATAGCCGCGTTCGGCTAGCCCCGGCTTCAGGCCGGTCTCGGGGTCGCCCCAGGCATTGCCGTCGGCATCGTTGGGGAACAGGCCGCCGACGGACTTGTTGGTCTGGAGCTGATCCCACATGGCGGTGTAGACCGCGATGATATCTTCCATGCCCCAGAAATAATGGAACGCGAACTCGAAAGGCTGCCAGCTTGCCGGATCGCGCGGATTGGCCTGCTGCCCAATAAACCAGGGCTGCCAAGGCGCGACCGTCGAAAGCACTGGAATGCCCTCGGATTCGCACACGCCTGAAACCGGATTGGTGGTTTCGGGCGTCGAGGCGACCAGCATCAGATTGACCTCGTCGCTCAGGATCAGTTCCTTGGCAACGTCGGCGGCGCGGTTGGGGTTGGACTGGCTGTCCTTGACAATCACCTCGAAATTCTTGCCCACCGACGATGCCAGGAAGGCCTCGATATTGTAATTGTCGCTTTCGGCAAAGCCGGCCAGCGGCCCGGTCTGGGGCGAGACATAGCCGAGCTTGATCTTCTTGCCCTGGGCGATCGCGGGCGCGGCAAGCCCGGGTGCTGCAAGCATCAGCCCCGTGGCTGCGGTGGAGCGCAGAAACTTACGTCTGTTGATCATTTTTCCTCTCCCTTGTGTAACGAACCCTCCGCCCCGACCGCTGCCATCCGCATCGCGAACGCCTCCGCAGCGGCGGCTCGGGAAAATATGCAGCTAGCGGGCCGCTGCCATGCCAATGGACCCTCCGGCGGTCAGATCCTGCAGCAGATTTTGCAGCATGGCCACTTCCGCGTCCGAGACCTCATGGCCGCGACCGGGAAAAATGTCCGCGCGCAACCGGCCCTTGCCCGCGCCAAGTTCGCATGCGGCCTCGGCGAAGGCAGTGACCGGGATCCACGGATCGGCATCCGAGCCCGTCAGGTAGACAGGCAATTCGGGGGCCAGAAGGCGGGGCCGGTCATCGGTCGCAACGCCCACGCGGCAGCCGGTAAAGGCTGCAAGCGCCTGCGGGGCGGCAAGCCCCGCAAAGGCATATTCCAGCGCGAGACAGGCCCCTTGCGAAAATCCGGCGAGCAGCAATGGCAGTGCGCCGAAGGCGGCGCGCGCCTCGGCGACATCACCGGCAAGCTGATCCAGCGCCGCCTGGAGCGCGGTGCGCGTCCCGGCGGTCAGGGGATCAATGGCCCGGGCGTCATACCACGAACCGCTTTCGGCCCGCGGTAGAGCGAAAGCGACATCCGGCGCATCAAGGCGGGCCAGAACATGGGATTGCATCTCCTCGGGCGATTGCCCGCGGCCATGCACAAACACACAGATCGCTCTGGCCTGTTTTTCCGCCGCAAGATGAAGCGCGCTTGATGCCATCAGGCGAACTCGGCCTCTTCCAGCCCGGCGCGCAGCTCTTCTTCCCGATCCTTGAACCATGGCGGGAACACAAGCGTCTTGCCGATCTGGCCGGGAGGCTCGTCGCGGGCCCAGCCCTCCGGCGTGGTCCAGGCCAGTTCGAACAGCGCGCCGCCCGGCGAGCGGACATAGCAGGACTTGAAGTAGTTGCGGTCCTTCTGCTCGGAAATGTCGGTGAAGCCGAGACCCTCGATATGGGCGCGCAAGTTCATCTGGTTTTCCTCATCGCCGGTGTTCAGCGCCAGATGATGGATCGTGCCGCCCGACAGCGTCCAGGTGCCCTGCGGGCTTTCCCGGTCGGTGATCACCTCGACGCGCTGGATGATGCCATTGGCGTCCGGCACGCGGTAGACCGTGCCTTCATCCGTGTCGGCCTCCTTGGTCAGAGGCAGGGCGATGGTCATGAAATCATCCATTGCGCTACGGTCGAAGCAGGCGACCAGTGCGCCGTAAATTCCCTTGATGCCGTGCTCGGCGCTTACGCCCTGCGCCTCGTTGGCAATCGGCGTGCGGTTGTCGCTGTCGCTTTCCACCAGCTCATGCGGAATGCCGCAAGGATGGGCGAAAACGACGCGGTCGGCGCCGAAACGGGTGATCTTCTCGGCCTTGATGCCGCGCTCGTTCAGCCGGTCGACCCAGAAGTTCGCGGCGCCCTTCGGGATCGCCTGCATGATGGTGCGCGACTGGTTCGTGCCGCGGCGGCCATAGACGCCGGGCTTGCGGAACGGGAAGGTGGTGATGATGGTCGAGGCGTCGCCATCGGGCGAGCCGTAATAGAGGTGATAGACCGGGATCACGCCGTCAAACAGCACCGTGCGCTTGACCGAGTGAAGCCCCAGGGTCTTGGTGTAGAAGTCGAAATCCTCCTGCGCGCCATCCGTGGAAAGCGTCAGATGATGATAGCCGCTGATTTGTGCCAAGATACAATCCTCCCAAAATGCAGTCTGTTTGTGCGGCGCCGCATGAAGAACACTCCCCGCAGCGCCGTTTTCGTAAACACAAGCTTACGAAACCGTTCCGGCAGCAGCCACGCGCAAACATGGATGCTTCCGCAAAGTCGTCATCGATCTGAAAATAACGGCGTCGCAACGCCTCATCCGTGTGCGACAGCGCCCAAGCCAAAACAGCGAAAGAATTGAACCATCATCTCCCGGCGTCTTTAACGTCGGGCGAAGCGTGTTCAATTCGCTCGCATCATCGGCGTTTCCTCCAAACCGATCCTCCTGAAATCAGACTAACCCATGGCGAAAGCGCCGGTTATGCGATGTTCGAAAACTTGCATGACTTTTTGTTATGAAGTTTTTCAGATCCCGGCTGGAGCTGCTTCACATCAAAACCGTTCGCTTTCCGCCTCGGATTTTCCCTTGCCTACCGGGCCAGGATGCGTTTCAGCGCCCGGTGCAGTTCAGCCTCCGGATCGTCGACGGGCGAGGACACGCGCCAGCAGACGTGGTGGTCCGGACGCACCAGCAGGCAGCCGCTGTCGCAGATTTCCGCCAGCCTTGCCCATTCGCCGCTGTGGTCGACATATTCCCGGCGCGGCCCGATCACATGGGTCACGATCTCGATGCCGAGCGCATCCCCGACCCGGGCGGTCGCCTCGACCCAGGCCTCGCCGCCGAGCCCGGTCAGAATGGTGAACCGGCCGTGGCCGCAGAGATCGAGCGTCGAGACCTCGGCCCCGTTGTCGTGGCGGTAAAGCCAGGCATGCGGCAGCCGCGCGCCGGGCCATGTAGTCGGCTGGTAGTGAAGGTCGGCATCGAGCTGGAAGGCCGGCTCGATCTGACCGTCCGTCACCACCGCGTCCGAGCTGTAGCGCTGGTTCATCTCGACGCCGTGGGCGTCGAACTCGTATTTCTTGAAGGCAATCGCCTTGCGGATCGCCTCGCGCTGCGCCTCGGCCTCCGGCGTGCCATTGGTGCGCGCCTCGAGGTTCTTCTGCATCTGCTCCGGGTTCACCCCTTCGGCCATGCCGAGGGCTGCGAAGATCGGGCCGGTTTCGGCGATCGACTGGTTTGCCCGGGTGACGATCTGCTTGGCGACGGGCGCCCGCTCGGTATCGTAGCTGTCGAGCAGATGCTCGCCCGCCTGCCCCTTCAGGACCATGGCCAGTTTCCAGGCCAGGTTGAAGGCATCCTGGATCGAGGTGTTTGAGCCGAGACCGTTCGACGGCGGATGGCGGTGGATGGCGTCGCCCATGCAGAACACCCGGCCATTGGATGTTTTGGTGGCGTAGAAATTGTTCACCGTCCAGGTGTTGGCCGACAGAAGCTCGATCTCGAGCTCCGGATCGCCGATCAACTGCCGGGCGACGCCGGTGGCGAATTCCGGGGTCACGACAGGCTCGGGCTCGTTGATATCGTAGCCCCAGACGATCAGCCATTCGTTCCAGGGCCGCACCATGCGCACCAGCCCCATGCCGATGCCGCCGACATCCGCGCCGGGCTGCATCACCCAGTAAAGCACGGACGGGCGGTGGGCGACGTATTTCGTGAGGTCGGCCTTGAACAGGATGTTCATCGATCCGCCGACGCCCATCTTGCCCTCGAAGGGCAGGTTTTCATTCTCCGCGACCAGCGATTTGCCGCCATCCGCGCCGATCAGATATTTCGAGCGGATCGTGAATTCCTTCTGCGTCAGCCGATCCAGACAGGTGGTGGTCACGCCATCGGCGTCCTGCTGGTGGCGCAGATATTCGGTCGACATCCGCGCCTGGGTGCCGCGCGAGCATGCGGTCTTGAACAGCAGCGGCTCCATGAAGGTCTGCGGCAGGTCGTTCATCTTCGTCGGCGACGACATCAGATGCTCGGCCTTGGAGAGCGGATGATTGCCCCAGGCCTTCATCCGGCCGATTTCCTCGCCGGCAAGGCTCTCGCAGAAGATGTTCTCGCCCATCAGCTCCTGATGGGTGGCGAACATATAGGCTTCGTCCTCGACCTCGCGGCCGAGGTCGCGCAGCACCTCCATGGCGCGCTGGTTGGTTATGTGCGCGCGCGGCGTATTGGCAAGCCAGCGGTAGCGGTTCACCGCCATGTTTTCGATGCCGTAGGTCGAAAGCAAGGCGGCCGTCGCCGAACCAGCAGGTCCGGTGCCAATGATCAATACATCGGTTGTGATGTCTGGCATAAGTTCTCCTCCCAGGAACAGTATAGTGCGGGCGCGATCGCCCGAAAATCAAAAGGCCGGCATGTCTCCGCTCCACGCCGCCTGCAGCAGCGTCCGGATCGCATCCCGTTCGATCGGGCGCGGATTCCAGTAGGGATTGGCGACGGCAAGGTCGGCCGCCTTGTCGAGATCGGCCTCGCTCACGCCAAGATCGCTGAGCGCCAGCGGCGCGCCGATCTCCTTGGCGAAACGGTAGAGCCCCCTGCCCGGATTGTCGTCGTCGAAGAGCTCGGCGACCGGCGCCAGCAGCTCCGGGACCGCGCCGGCATTATAGGCCAGGGCATGCGGCAGGATGATCGCGTGGGTCTCGGCATGGGGCAGGTTGAAACTTCCGCCCAGCGTGTGGCAGAGTTTGTGATGCAGCGCCATGCCAACCTGGCCCAGCACCGTACCGCATAGCCATGCGCCGTAAAGCGTCTCGCCGCGCGTCGCAACGTCTTCGGGCGAAGCCAGAACGCGCGGCAGGCTGTCGCGGAACGCGCGCAGCCCCTCGACGGCCATCAGAGAGGAAATGGGAGACCGGTCGCGGGCATAAAGCCCCTCGGCCGCATGCGCCATCGCGTTGAGCGCCGAGGTCACCGTCATTCCGACCGGCAGGGTCGCGACCAGTTCCGCATCATAGAGAATGGTGCCGGGCTGCACCTTGGGATTGGTCTGGGTGGTTTTCACCCCATTTTCGGTCTGGCCGAGAATCGGCGTCGCCTCAGATCCGGCATAGGTGGTGGGCACGGCGATCTGCGGCAGGCCGGTCCTGAGCGCGATGGCCTTGGCCAGTCCGGTCGTCGAGCCGCCGCCAACCGCGACCAGCACGTCCGCGCCCAGTTCTTCGGCGTGTCGGACGGCCTCTTCCGAGACGTCGACAGGCGTATGCATCGTCGCATTGGTGTAGGTGCCGGCGGCGCGCGCGCCACAATACCCGGCAAACTCTTCGGCCAGCTCAGCCTGTTGCGGCGTGGTCAGGATCAATGCCCGCTCGGCGCCGAGCGTTTCCAGTTCCTCTGCGATGTTCTTGCGCACCCCGGCGCCGAAACGGACCCTGACGGCAGCGCTACGTGCGGTGAATTCCTCGCGAAAAAAAGACAATCGACTCCCCCCTCATGCTGGACTGAAAATCACGTTACCCCATTCAAAGGGAGATATTGATCTGATGATTGAAATAAAATATTCCTTTGGGTTATGAAAATAGACAGCGAGCATCTCGAAATTCTGGCGCTGATCGTCGAGAAGGGCGGTTTAACCGAAGGGGCGGAAGCGCTCGGGAAGTCGCAGCCCTCCGTCTCGCGCAGCATGACATTGCTGGAAAAAAGGGTCGGCATGCCGCTGTTCGAACCGGGCCGCCGACCGTTGCGCCCGACGGAGCTCGGCGCAAGCCTTGCCCGGCTCGGCAACCGGATCCGCACCGCCAACCGCGAAGCCAGTCTTCTTGTGCGGCGCTTCCGCCAGGGGCTGGCCGGCCGGCTGAGGGTGGGCGGCTCGCCGATCTTCACCGACGGCGTCGTGGCCAAGCTGATCGCGGAATTCCAGTCGCGCTATTCTGACGTCTATATCGATCAGTCCTACGGCTATCTGGACACGCTCGAGGCCGGGCTGAGGAATGGCGGCCTCGATATCGCCATCCTGCCGCTTCATCCCCGGCAGGTGCCGTCCGACATGGAGTTTCTGCCGCTGCTTTCGGGCCGCAATGTCGTGGCGTGCCGGCAGGATCATCCGCTGACGCGGATCAAGGCGATCACCTCCGATGCGATCGCACCCTATCCGTGGATCGCGCCGCCCTCCAACAGCCCGCTCTACCGCGACCTTGAGCGCGCGCTGAAGTCCATGGGACAGGAGAGTTTCATGGTCAATTTCTCGGGCGGAACGCTGGCGTCCATCCAGTCGCTTTTGCTGGGGTCGGATTCGCTGACCGTGCTTCCCTATTCGGTGGTGTTCCTGAACCGCCGCACCATCCCGCTTGTCGCCCTGCCGTTGAAGATCGACCATCCGAACCGCCAGTTGGGCGTCATGACCAAGACCGATGGCAAGAGACCGCCGGCGGCCGAGCAGTTCATCACCTTCCTGCAGACCGAAGCCCAGCGGCTGCAGGCGCGCATGGAGCACGACGAGCAGGTGACCCAGCGCCGCGGCTGAGCCCTACTTCAGCGCGACATAGGTCTCCGGATCCAGCATCGCGATGCGCACGGCGACCGACTGCCCCGTGGCGTGACCGATCTGCTCGCGAAGCTGCCCGGCGACTTCTGTGACCATCGCGCGCGTGCGATCCGGCCGCTCCAGCAAGAAAAGCTCGACATTGATCTGCGGCTGATCCGGCATGCCGAGCACCGGGATTATGGCGAGCTGGAAGGCTTCATTGCCGACCGAGAGACTGGAACACAGCGATGTGCGCATATCCGGCAGAAACGCCGCGAGACCGTCCCGCGCCGCGCCATATTGCGCCTCATCGATGAAGATTTTGACGTTGGGCATTCTGACCTCATTATGAAACGAGAACGAAATCGAAGGGGGAGCGCCACAAGGT from Martelella mediterranea DSM 17316 carries:
- a CDS encoding ABC transporter substrate-binding protein, with the translated sequence MINRRKFLRSTAATGLMLAAPGLAAPAIAQGKKIKLGYVSPQTGPLAGFAESDNYNIEAFLASSVGKNFEVIVKDSQSNPNRAADVAKELILSDEVNLMLVASTPETTNPVSGVCESEGIPVLSTVAPWQPWFIGQQANPRDPASWQPFEFAFHYFWGMEDIIAVYTAMWDQLQTNKSVGGLFPNDADGNAWGDPETGLKPGLAERGYALTNPGSFQNLSDDFSAQINAFKAANTDIITGVLIPPDFTTFWNQLRQQGMQPKAVTVAKALLFPQSVEALGEAGNNLSSEVWWTPNHPFSSSVTGQSSAELAADFTAKTGRPWTQPIGFVHSLFEVAADVMGRAEDPTDGEVVAEAIAATEMECVVGPIAWNGKGVPPFAAKNVCKTPLTGGQWRIKDDGGYDLVIVENGAAPEIPTGGTMEAL
- a CDS encoding alpha/beta hydrolase, whose product is MASSALHLAAEKQARAICVFVHGRGQSPEEMQSHVLARLDAPDVAFALPRAESGSWYDARAIDPLTAGTRTALQAALDQLAGDVAEARAAFGALPLLLAGFSQGACLALEYAFAGLAAPQALAAFTGCRVGVATDDRPRLLAPELPVYLTGSDADPWIPVTAFAEAACELGAGKGRLRADIFPGRGHEVSDAEVAMLQNLLQDLTAGGSIGMAAAR
- a CDS encoding VOC family protein, which codes for MAQISGYHHLTLSTDGAQEDFDFYTKTLGLHSVKRTVLFDGVIPVYHLYYGSPDGDASTIITTFPFRKPGVYGRRGTNQSRTIMQAIPKGAANFWVDRLNERGIKAEKITRFGADRVVFAHPCGIPHELVESDSDNRTPIANEAQGVSAEHGIKGIYGALVACFDRSAMDDFMTIALPLTKEADTDEGTVYRVPDANGIIQRVEVITDRESPQGTWTLSGGTIHHLALNTGDEENQMNLRAHIEGLGFTDISEQKDRNYFKSCYVRSPGGALFELAWTTPEGWARDEPPGQIGKTLVFPPWFKDREEELRAGLEEAEFA
- a CDS encoding FAD-dependent oxidoreductase; translation: MPDITTDVLIIGTGPAGSATAALLSTYGIENMAVNRYRWLANTPRAHITNQRAMEVLRDLGREVEDEAYMFATHQELMGENIFCESLAGEEIGRMKAWGNHPLSKAEHLMSSPTKMNDLPQTFMEPLLFKTACSRGTQARMSTEYLRHQQDADGVTTTCLDRLTQKEFTIRSKYLIGADGGKSLVAENENLPFEGKMGVGGSMNILFKADLTKYVAHRPSVLYWVMQPGADVGGIGMGLVRMVRPWNEWLIVWGYDINEPEPVVTPEFATGVARQLIGDPELEIELLSANTWTVNNFYATKTSNGRVFCMGDAIHRHPPSNGLGSNTSIQDAFNLAWKLAMVLKGQAGEHLLDSYDTERAPVAKQIVTRANQSIAETGPIFAALGMAEGVNPEQMQKNLEARTNGTPEAEAQREAIRKAIAFKKYEFDAHGVEMNQRYSSDAVVTDGQIEPAFQLDADLHYQPTTWPGARLPHAWLYRHDNGAEVSTLDLCGHGRFTILTGLGGEAWVEATARVGDALGIEIVTHVIGPRREYVDHSGEWARLAEICDSGCLLVRPDHHVCWRVSSPVDDPEAELHRALKRILAR
- a CDS encoding maleylacetate reductase, whose amino-acid sequence is MSFFREEFTARSAAVRVRFGAGVRKNIAEELETLGAERALILTTPQQAELAEEFAGYCGARAAGTYTNATMHTPVDVSEEAVRHAEELGADVLVAVGGGSTTGLAKAIALRTGLPQIAVPTTYAGSEATPILGQTENGVKTTQTNPKVQPGTILYDAELVATLPVGMTVTSALNAMAHAAEGLYARDRSPISSLMAVEGLRAFRDSLPRVLASPEDVATRGETLYGAWLCGTVLGQVGMALHHKLCHTLGGSFNLPHAETHAIILPHALAYNAGAVPELLAPVAELFDDDNPGRGLYRFAKEIGAPLALSDLGVSEADLDKAADLAVANPYWNPRPIERDAIRTLLQAAWSGDMPAF
- a CDS encoding LysR family transcriptional regulator, which translates into the protein MKIDSEHLEILALIVEKGGLTEGAEALGKSQPSVSRSMTLLEKRVGMPLFEPGRRPLRPTELGASLARLGNRIRTANREASLLVRRFRQGLAGRLRVGGSPIFTDGVVAKLIAEFQSRYSDVYIDQSYGYLDTLEAGLRNGGLDIAILPLHPRQVPSDMEFLPLLSGRNVVACRQDHPLTRIKAITSDAIAPYPWIAPPSNSPLYRDLERALKSMGQESFMVNFSGGTLASIQSLLLGSDSLTVLPYSVVFLNRRTIPLVALPLKIDHPNRQLGVMTKTDGKRPPAAEQFITFLQTEAQRLQARMEHDEQVTQRRG